The Acidobacteriota bacterium region TCGACGCGCCGGCGCAGGCCGCAAGCAACGCCACCAACGACAAAACCGCCGTTAACTTTAGCTTCATCATAATTCCTCCCTTACTGGCATTTCACCTCGATCTTTTGTTTGCCTTCGTTGTGGTCCTTCAAACACTGCTGGATGAACGTCCAAACCCCGCATTTTCCTCCTTACTTTCGGCGGGTCAACTCGTCGCTCTCTGGAGAGATGTCGAACACCGGATACCCCGCTCCGACGCGTTTCACATAGATCTTGTAGTTCTCCAATGACATTACCCAGACGTCGGTCGCCTCATAGTCGATCGGGTTATTCTCCTTCTTCAGGTCCTTTATCGGCGCCTGCCAATCGGCCCAGCTTTCCTTCCATATATTTCTCGTCGGCGCGAACAACCGGCGCAGCCCCGGAGTTCCGCACGCCTTCATATCCTTCTTCAAAAGGGATTGCTCGGCTGCGAGCCGCATACTTCCGACGGCCACGTAGGTAATGTTTTCGGGTAAGAGATAGAGCTCCAGATTGCTTCCGGATATCTTGTAAATCGGGTAGCCCGGGAAGTTCTGCTGCATCATCTGTTCCTCTTCGCGCAGAAGATTGAAGATCAGCGCGACATCACAGAGTTTGCGTTTCAACAGACCAGGCTGGGTATCGATGCCGGCGCTGATCGTGTTCTTAAACAACGCGACATTCGGAGGCACGTCGTCTCCGAGAACGCACGCGGTCAACTCCGCCGCCGGAATCACTTTCCGCTCGGCCAAAGCCTTCGGCCCGTAGAAGAACCAACTCTTGAACTGCTGACCAAGAATCGGGGAGCTGGCAAGAAATAGAATCGTTATGAGAAAACCAATTTGCCGCAAGTGCTTGAACATCGTTTTGATTCCTCCTTTTTCAGTCCCGCGGTCAATCCAAGGATCGGAACGGCCACGGCACCGGATATCCATTTTCTTTAGTATGACTTATGCTAGCGAATGCTCCAAGTGAGCGTAGCTAATGTTTGATCGGAAAAGACTATTGACTGATCCTCTGATCAGTCTTTTTTCCACTAGCTTCAGAGGTTGTGTCAAAACTCCGATTTGTCTTCGGTTTTATGAATTGGAGATTCAAACTTGATCCCGGCTTTAGCCGCAGTATTGGGCTAAAGCCAAGAAAGTCTTGGGGTTACGCTGCCCACTAGCTGAAGCTAGTGGCAATTAATAAGAAGAAAGCCGCTCTCCGCGACTGGTCAATCTGTTAACCCAAGGTGTGAGCAATCTCAGATGCCCGCGACATTTCGTTTCGAAAGAAACCAAGAGCTTTGTCCAGATTGATCCGTCCGCTCTCGGTAAGTCCGATCTCGAGATCAAACGAACTGCCGGAGATGGTGAGAATAAAACAATCGGGCGACCTCCGGTAAAGTGTGCGGGCAAGTTCTATCACCGTTTCCGGCGCAAGTACGTGTGACGAAAATGAGTAAACGGCGCGGGTTGAACCGATCCGCGAGAATTCGAAACCGTCGGGATGCGTGAACCGGTCGGCATCGACGAAGACGACGGTTTCGAATCGCGATATCAGCTCGGCGTCTTCGATTTGAAGCTGATATCGATACTCAAGGGCAAATTCACCGGAACCCGAATCTCCGAGGGAATCGAGAAAGGCCCAACCGAGTCCATCGTCCTGACGGCCGGGGTTGCCGATTCCGACGATCAATTTTCTTCGGGATTCGAGAGACATCTTCTAGCGCTGTCTGGTTTCGATCAACTCGCCCGCGGAATCGTAGAGCGAGATCTCAAGCGGCATCTGGCCCATCGCGTGGGTCGCGCAACTGAGGCAAGGGTCGTAAGCGCGAATGGCGACCTCGACCTGATTGAACATTCCCTCGGTGATCTCGGGTTTGCCGTCCATCACGTGGTTCGCCACCCACCGAACTGCCTGATTCATCGGCTCGT contains the following coding sequences:
- a CDS encoding hydrogenase maturation protease, encoding MSLESRRKLIVGIGNPGRQDDGLGWAFLDSLGDSGSGEFALEYRYQLQIEDAELISRFETVVFVDADRFTHPDGFEFSRIGSTRAVYSFSSHVLAPETVIELARTLYRRSPDCFILTISGSSFDLEIGLTESGRINLDKALGFFRNEMSRASEIAHTLG